The genomic region tgtctgtaagtccctaatctctgctctgattggcctaaaactttgacatattaccttccagtgaaagtgctctaactagctcagattttctctgattggcgtgaaatttcggtatgtaattgcaaaagcgtcagcctttccaaatatgtaaaaatcatgaaaatcggttggcaaacaacaaaactgtgaaatctcctcggaaaaatgtctgtaagtccctaatctctgctctgattggcctaaaactttgacatattaccttccagtgaaagtgctctaactagctcagattttctctgattggcgtgaaatttcggtatgtaattgcaaaagcgtcaacctttccaaatatgtaaaaatcatgaaaatcggttggcaaacaacaaaactgtgaaatctcctcggaaaaatgtctgtaagtccctaatctctgctctgattggcctaaaactttgacatattaccttccagtgaaagtgctctaactagctcagattttctgtgattggcgtgaaatttcggtatgtaattgcaaaagcgtcaacctttccaaatatgtaaaaatcatgaaaatcggttggcaaacaacaaaactgtgaaatctcctcggaaaaatgtctgtaagtccctaatctctgctctgattggcctaaaactttgacatattaccttccagtgaaagtgctctaactagctcagattttctctgattggcgtgaaatttcggtatgtaattgcaaaagcgtcaacctttccaaatatgtaaaaatcatgaaaatcggttggcaaacaacaaaactgtgaaatctcctcggaaaaatgtctgtaagtccctaatctctgctctgattggcctaaaactttgacatattaccttccagtgaaagtgctctaactagctcagattttctctgattggcgtgaaatttcggtatgtaattgcaaaagcgtcagcccttctaaatatgcaaaaatcatgcaacaaaactgtcaaatctggCGTAAGGATATTGTAACTCCCGCAATTTTTGCTGTGATTGGCAATTTTGTCTAAAATCATGTGAACCGGttgtaaaacaacaacactGGCGTCATTCTTTCAGTAGAATAATAATAGCTGTGAAACTTTCACACATTAATCCCTACTAATacatattataaatgtgaatgtaagtttgtttgttacgctttcacgccaaaactacttaaccgattattatgaaactttgtacacatgttatTGGGGGTGTTAGAAGTAACATAggatacttcttattaaaaaaaaggtctcgagatataggtcaaaacgtggacccgggtaaccttcggatgtgtatgtacaatatgggtatcaaatggaagctgttggtgaatgctgtagttcagagtatttttcatgccgctccgtgactagggtctcgagatagagaccaaaacgtggaccctagaatgtgtttgtacaatatggatatcaactggaagctgttggtgaatgctttagtacagagtatttttcatgccgctccgtgactggggcctcgagatagagaccaaaacgtggaccctagaatgtgtttgtacaatatggatatcaactggaagctgttggtgaatgctttagtacagagtatttttcatgccgctccgtgactggggcctcgagatagagaccaaaacgtggaccctagaatgtgtttgtacaatatggatatcaactggaagctgttggtgaatgctttagtacagagtatttttcatgccgctccgtgactggggcctcgagatataggtcaaaacgtggaccctagaatgtgtttgtacaatatggatatcaaattgaagctgttggtgaatgctgtagttcagagtatttttcatgccgctccgtgactagggtctcgagatagagaccaaaacgtggaccctagaatgtgtttgtacaatatgaatatcaaattgaagctgttggtgaatgctttagtaaagagtatttttcatgccgctccgtgactggggtctcgatatataggtcaaaacgtggacacgggtaacctttggttgtgtatgtacaatatgggtatcaaatggaagctgttggtgaatgctgtagttcagagtatttttcatgccgctctgtgactaaggtctcgagatagagaccaaaacgtggaccctagaatgtgttcgtacaatatggatatcaaattgaagctgttggtgaatgctttagtacagagtatttttcatgccgctccgtgactggggtctcgatatataggtcaaaacgtggacacgggtaacctttggttgtgtatgtacaatatgggtatcaaatgaaagctgttgataagtgctttaatacggggtaattttcatgcctattgatgactagggtctcgaaatatatgccaaaacgtggacccgccgtgtctttgcaccgaattaaaccaaacttacacacattgttaagtaggtattgaagatggtttaagtatagtttggatacatattggtagatagagtctcgagatataggtcaaaacgtggacccgggtaacctgtggttgtgtatgtacaatatgggtatcaaatgaaagctgttgataagtgctttaatacggggtaatattcatacctattgatgactagggtctcgaaatatatgccaaaacgtggacccgccgtgtctttgcccagcgaagcgggccgggtttgctagtacataaaatataaatatgcaaaAGTCATCCGAATCGGTCCGCCAACTATTTAAGTGGTCGACACTCGCAGTGATCTTTCGATACCAAATCACTAAGGAGGGGAAGATAAAGCAAGGAGTTCCGCAAGGTGGTGTCCTCTTACCCTTGCTCTTGTACTTGTATATATCGaagctcccccagccaccagagggggTACCTCTGGTCTCCTACGCTGAAGATTGCGCGATAATGGCGTCAGTCAAGGACATTGTTAGCCTATGCGCCAAAGTGAACTATTACCTCACCAATCTTTATctctttttcactgcgaggaatctacaactttccTCCACTAAGCCCATGAcaaccctctttaccacctggacaaaggggGTCAAACTGCAACTCAAGGTCAAAGTCGAGGACACACCGTATAATTTTGGTAgcaaccttcgacagtttgctctccttcacTGCGCACACATCCGCAATTGTCTCTATAGtaaaaaatcgcaacaaggtcctcaaatcactTGCCGGCAGCAAATgggacaaagacaaagaaatgttactatcgacatttaaggcaattggccggccggttctgaaCTACGCTGCGCCTTTCTGGTCACCTGGAACTCGTGACACACAGTGGATAAAGCTTCAGGCTTACCAAAACACTGCTATACGGACAGCGAGGGGTTGCTTTCTGATGTCCCcgcttcaacaccttcacaacgaggcacagatgCTGCCAAtgaaggagcacaacaaactgctcagcaaacagtttctgctagggcgctaccgcaggtttcacccatgCAGACAGCTGCTTGAACGGGGCCGCCTCTCAGGCACGTCGGAAGACACCTCTTCAATTACGCCGACgggatccaggacaaaacacacAGACAACTACTGGGccggacagtgtttagacagacgataaacgacattcatcgggagaccctcaCCACCTTCGTAAGCGCCCGACCCGGTAATGGCGTAATTGGTGtgcaaccaccacctacagcataTGAAGAACTCCAGCTACCCCGAGAGACCAGCGTAACCTTGGCACGCCTACGTTCTGGAAATtgagcaggttaaactcctacctatccagaatcgaccccgacataccaaacatatgtccagcatgtgaaagCACCCCGCATGACacaaccaccttttcacatgccccatcaaacccactcatctaacacccctctccctctggaccgaaccgttagacgaagacgaccggttaTTTACATTGCTGATAGGCTTTGTTTTGCTGCTACAAACACACCAACCCGAGGTTctttaataaacatttcataTTGTCAATTGCATGCATATgcagatatgtatataaacatgaaaGTAAACCGAGTTTATTATGCgttaacattttctttatttgtttaaaaaaaaatcgcctgTTCGGTCTAATTAACTATATTATATACAGCTATATTATAATAGCTATATTATATACGTATAGATATATGTAGTATTATATTACTATACATTCACTAGTTACTAAAAATCTTGAAATCGCAAGACTTTAACGTTAATTATTCCTACACTAGCCCGAACAACCGCGGCAACCACAATGTACGCACTCCACAATACGTCCTTCTTCCAGCTTAGATTTTGGTACGCGACAAATACAATTCGTACCAAAGTTTGTATCTCGTGTTTGAATACAACGCAAACAACACAAATTTTCATAAccagattttttccattttgcaATCAAATTCGCATCGGCAATTTTCTCTTTTAGACAATAGTCGTACAATTCACGGCTAATAGCTTTGCGCCGATAGAACAAATCGTAAATGTAGCGAGACTTCTGGTGGTGTATTTTGAAGATTGGCCAAAGTGACTCGGTGATACGTTTGCCTTCATGTGGCTCAGTTTCAGCTGAAAATACAGAAAGCTTCAATACATACAATGCATTTCAACTATGGCACAATAGAGGATTGTAAAACATACCCTCACGCATTTTTTGCTCCAATTCCTCAAGCGTCGGTTCAATCAATTCCCATCCGTCCGGTGGTGGCTTGCGACTTCTACGTACTTTTGGCATATTtgtaatttacaataaaaaaatgtaattgcaaaatatttagttttaaagtcTGCCTGTaatatttaactctaaataaaaattatatttgatgcAAAGCAATTAATAGCGTTAAGAAATCGAAACAGCTGTTTAGCAACCATATTAAAGTTGCCACATAgaatagtttattttattgcctACGTATTTACAAGTCGTCTACACTAGTGATGCAAACTAATATGACAGTACCCTAAGCCAGAGCTTTTTGGTTTTCAACAACTGTTAAGCATTCACAATTAATGTGCCATTCACGGTGTGCTAGTTGCATAACTTGTTATCAAGCAGCAACTTATTATCAATTTCGCTTACTTGCCAAATACAATAAGGCGCACAAGCGGCAtaagtaaatatcaaaaaatccaagaattattgGTTATGGCGTATATTCTCATTGCTGCCACATAACATAATGTCTGTTCTTTCAAGTTAAAATCTTTTGTTTCAAGTAAAATGTGTAGgtttaaaaacgaaaatgcagttgttttatATGTTGAGCATTAATACATTTAAGTGTATAAAGTCATTTTATCTAGAGGCAACAGTTCTCTGGCGATAATGCGACAACTGTCAGCACAACAATTGCTCACATATGTTGAGAGCGTgcatatttttaacatttaacagaTGCCACCTGTGGCTTGCCTTCGTCAAAGTATTTATGCTAGAAGGCAGTAAAAACTGGCAAacgcaagaaattatttatatatgcacactgcactttatttttattactttaattaatttacataaaaatcacaagctttaaaatcaaaatattaccaTGCGATGCACTGAATAATTTCAAACAAGTTATTtttcctccttttgtttgttttgcttatttgtcttatttttttttcatgtgctGACGTCAAACGGtcgaaaaaatcccgaaaaataAAGTTGCGATTTTCGTAAGAGGTGCCTGAGAGAAAACTGTGAAAATATTCAAGAGTAAGAGCACATTTTTCAAGGGGTGAgactaaatttaagcaaaaatatgCTTTGCTTGTCTGTAGAcaccaaataaatttaatgtttttggtgcattaaaaaaataatatgtgtACGGTAAGCAACGTATTTATGAGTGGAGTTTAACGTTAAACTCCGAAATAGCCATTCATCTCgaatttatggtaaaatatggaCATAAGATAATATTATGAGCTACACAATACCAGCACTTCACTGCTTCACGTGATGGTGTATTTGTAAGGATTATCGGAAATGCTTCCAAAAGTTGTACCCTCTTACACCATCAGAGTGAAGGCAGTtacaattttccatttcataataaacaaaagccaaaaaccaTATGCATAAACATATTGCTAGTTATAtagtaattaaatattataagttATGAATTCATATTGCAGAAAAAGCGATCGTTCTTATGGTGCCAGCactcaccgacgtaaacgcaggcCCCTGTCAGCTGAGAGATGCGATGAAACTCACGAGAGctccatgtaaatgaaaaaccaCCACCCTTCCGTTCTGtggtatcgtagattttataaAAGGATTTTGGAAAGTTCCGTagaatcgtgtcagctgattgctctctcaccacacaatgttgccaaacagtacatttcgaaatcactttcaaaataaacttgaaaaaattatatttggttttaaataacttgaaaacaatgttgaataatgttaattatagataaattacCTATTTGCATTTGATGGTTTTTGACTTTGGTTTatcaaacaatgaaaaattgtaactgataacgcggatgtgtatAAAAGCATGTAAGCAAGAATATCAAAGGCAATATTGTGGTGACACAACTaagcacaaacacacacaaaccaaTGTATTGTTAAAATACGTAACTAAAAGAGCGGCGTTGATTTCTACGGGATacgttttgctcaattttgtgtatccTTCGGGCTGCGGTGAGGGACTACGATACGTTGGTCAGTGTGCGCACCATTACATGAGATATGTTCTATACGAATACAACCGTGCGTTTAATATAGAACTACAGAAATTAAGAAACTTATCTATGTagaaactgtaaaatgtcaataaatatgaaaaccatTGTCAAGATATTTTACGCGCTTTCAGTTTTCGttctttttctgtttgattTAGTTTCTTATCTGCAAATAAGAGAAATGCTACTCGTTAGGCCGTGAATTTATGAAAGATAATGGGCACATAGCCTCAAGTGAAGTCAGTTTAATACTGTAACATGGCACAGTACGGACAACTCCATTGTAGAGTCTGTTTGCGGAAGTGCAAAAGTCGACATGTTTCACTGcaggattttttcaaattggacAGAGAAGAGGAATCGGTTGCATATGCCAAAGCCTACACAGCTTGCACCCAGTTAGAAGTGCAGGCAGAGGTCAATGGGATGCCAGAATTGCTGTGTAATAGCTGCAGTCGTAAGacaaaaagattatttttagaAACTTGTTTATTAacagatttaaataatttggtaTCTTCCAGGTGGCCTTCAGAGTGCTTACGAGTTTCGCAATAAGGCTATAAAAAGTTACGATAAGCTGTATAGTCAACTGTTGTTGCAAAAACATGAAAAGGTAGCAAGAGCGGTAACACCATCCGAGTTTGAGTTGCCCGACAACGATATGGCAGTGGCGTATATGCGGGCTGACGCTGACTTGATTGATGCCTGTAGTATGCAAACGGCGAAATGCTCAAAAGATCCGCTTGAAGATTCCGAAAGTGAAAATGTTAGTACGCATTAGTGGTAATGCATTAAGTTAGCACAAtttaatcaataaaatatttatcaacaAATTATGCAATGCTTTAGGAAATTCAATCACACCTCAATTTAGCGGAGAATAGACTAGAGTCACAAATATCCACTCATTCCTTCTCAGACTTCGTTTATGATAGCGAGGATGACAAACCCTTAAAACAGTTAATTAGTAAGTAATTGATACATTTTGGTAAactagtatgtacatataaatatttattatttatgcaggtaaaaataaatctgatgccgtggaaaaattaaatttatacgaACAAAATTTAGACCTAATGAAAACTCCCCTGGTGCATCCACTCAATGGGTCACTatacgatgatgatgatgaatttaTAGCTGACGAAAATGCTGATAATGAAAAGATTACGGATCCTATGTATTCGCCAGAAGCACATATTTTTCCTAAGGGTAGGTATGGGCTTACATATAACATTCCTTGATTCATACTTGAGCAATTATTCTAGGCCGATTCAAATGTGCTATTTGTGAACAAAGTTATTTCACAACCATTGGCTTAAAAGCCCATATGGAAGTACATTTAGTGAAAAGTACAACAACCAAAAAGCAACGTGTGCGGAGTAAAAAGTGCAATAGACCAAAAAAGCCTAATTCGGAATATGAGTGTCCTCGCGTAAATGTTAACTGTGACAACTCCAATCCACTACTGGTTCCTAGTAGTGAAAACATTTTATGCGAGGAAAAAGAACCAGAAACACCACAACAAACGGCTCAAAATTGTACTAAAACGCGTAGAATTAAAGAACCAAAACCGAAGCGCATGTTTCCGTGTCACGTATGCGGCAAGCATATGATATCGGCGTCAAAGTTGCGTTATCATATGGTGATGCACACCGGTGAAAAAGACTACCTCTGCACAATGTGCcgtatgtttataaattcaatgttgttgttgttgttgatgtttttaTTCTATGCCAAACACTTGTCTTACAGCAAAAGCCTACTCCACAATTTACGCTCTGAATCATCACATACGCACCCACACTGGCGAGAGACCTTACGAGTGTAAATTTTGCGGTGATCGCTTCCTACGCCCTACAACGCTGAAAAGCCATCAGCGTCGTCACACCGGCGAACGTCCTTATGGTTGTAATATATGCGGTAAACGTTTTATACAACACTCCTCGATGACAACGCATATGAAACTTAATCATATGGATAAAACCATACAATGCCCACACTGTGATAAAAAATATGCACGCCAAACTGATTTGAATACACATTTGCTTAGCCATACTGGTGATAAACCATACCCTTGTCAGCTGTGCCAAAGTCGTTTTGTGCGTCAAGCTAATCTTAATAAACACATGAACCAGCAACATGCTGATAAAGCTGGTGTGTCAAATATTGCGAGCCTAAATACCATTAATAGCATGGGCAAGCGTGGTGTCGTGAAGATTGAGAATTCAAGGGACGAGGTCGTTTTAAATTTGTTGACTGACAATGAAAGCGATCTAAAAGCCGTCGCAAGTAATACAGGAATGGATAATTCATATACGCATATTTATGATAAATTGCCAGTTAAAAGTGATATTGTTGATAACTGTTGCAATTTCATGAGGTAATATGAAGCTGCTTAttagtaaaattatttaatataagtttctttaattttttctaacataCTATAGCGCACGGAATGTTAGCCAAATGCCCAGTGGGGAGCCAGCACATATGTTAGCAGTTGAGACATTTGAACAACTCAATAGTGATAATTTAGTGCCTTGGAATTGATAAAACTGTACTGCAGCATTGTCATTACTaaaatttagctttaataatgaaattatgtaagttttacatatagatttataCATATAGATTTAATTGGcgttacatcctttttgggtgtttggccgtgtTCCTCTTATTTATGGCGTTCGTCTTGATGTGATTGCGTAGTTTTCGAATCgaagtaaataaaatgcaattttagtAAGCAGTAGTGGCCTGGTAAAGTAAACAGTATTACTTCATTGAAGTCGTAAATACAGTGTGAACGATATGaaatgttacctattcaaaacaccataacttttttgtgtgaagtcGGCATCGACCGACCCAAATACAATCCAAACTTATCCAGAACAGATTGCATAATCATGGCTCGCATGAGAGTTGGCGTAACAAAGTTCTCATCCCAACATTACTTTCAACAGTCAAGGCCATTAGAATGCGCATGGTGCTCAACCATCCTCAGCGTTGAACATATACTCAAACAGTGTCCAGTATCAGGAGACCAAAACACCAATCTAACAAAAGCCCTAGACTGTAGCCAGGAAAGTGCTATGAAAATCCTTAAAGACGCTCTTAGTGTATATAACTTACTTCATGAAGTGTAAATCAGTTTTCCTTGGGGCAATATGGCCTTAGTTGCCCAGCCCCAACATAtactttataaatttatttataaagtatagaataaataaataaataaataaaatattttcccgataataagtcgcatttactttgacaccaggctcgataaaaacgattggagagcgtgcatcagcggtcactgcggcccaaaccattacttgcgatggaaaattgcttcgagtggccatacgtaggctaaATTTTCGTATgggcgttcggtcaagtaaacacgatcgttttgagtgtttatgaactgctcaattgggaaatttttttcattagaaaacacaatgtaagccttgaccttgaccacatttttcaatatgcgtcgaatgctgtcttgcgatattttcagttctttggccatttttttccacttcgacgtggactTCGTTCAAGtggagccttcactttccgaaccatttttatcgttgttgcggttttttttgttccacctccatagcgttttgcaatgctaccagtaccaTTGTAACGTTTTACAGTGCGATAcacaacattttattcactttgaggtgactgaacACACGAACaatggttgtgattttccagccaaatataacgcaatcacactattacgtttgaattccatcacag from Anastrepha obliqua isolate idAnaObli1 chromosome 2, idAnaObli1_1.0, whole genome shotgun sequence harbors:
- the LOC129237866 gene encoding protein BUD31 homolog, which gives rise to MPKVRRSRKPPPDGWELIEPTLEELEQKMREAETEPHEGKRITESLWPIFKIHHQKSRYIYDLFYRRKAISRELYDYCLKEKIADANLIAKWKKSGYENLCCLRCIQTRDTNFGTNCICRVPKSKLEEGRIVECVHCGCRGCSG
- the LOC129239383 gene encoding zinc finger protein 568-like isoform X2; the protein is MAQYGQLHCRVCLRKCKSRHVSLQDFFKLDREEESVAYAKAYTACTQLEVQAEVNGMPELLCGLQSAYEFRNKAIKSYDKLYSQLLLQKHEKVARAVTPSEFELPDNDMAVAYMRADADLIDACSMQTAKCSKDPLEDSESENEIQSHLNLAENRLESQISTHSFSDFVYDSEDDKPLKQLISKNKSDAVEKLNLYEQNLDLMKTPLVHPLNGSLYDDDDEFIADENADNEKITDPMYSPEAHIFPKGRFKCAICEQSYFTTIGLKAHMEVHLVKSTTTKKQRVRSKKCNRPKKPNSEYECPRVNVNCDNSNPLLVPSSENILCEEKEPETPQQTAQNCTKTRRIKEPKPKRMFPCHVCGKHMISASKLRYHMVMHTGEKDYLCTMCPKAYSTIYALNHHIRTHTGERPYECKFCGDRFLRPTTLKSHQRRHTGERPYGCNICGKRFIQHSSMTTHMKLNHMDKTIQCPHCDKKYARQTDLNTHLLSHTGDKPYPCQLCQSRFVRQANLNKHMNQQHADKAGVSNIASLNTINSMGKRGVVKIENSRDEVVLNLLTDNESDLKAVASNTGMDNSYTHIYDKLPVKSDIVDNCCNFMSARNVSQMPSGEPAHMLAVETFEQLNSDNLVPWN
- the LOC129239383 gene encoding zinc finger protein 568-like isoform X1, which codes for MAQYGQLHCRVCLRKCKSRHVSLQDFFKLDREEESVAYAKAYTACTQLEVQAEVNGMPELLCNSCSRGLQSAYEFRNKAIKSYDKLYSQLLLQKHEKVARAVTPSEFELPDNDMAVAYMRADADLIDACSMQTAKCSKDPLEDSESENEIQSHLNLAENRLESQISTHSFSDFVYDSEDDKPLKQLISKNKSDAVEKLNLYEQNLDLMKTPLVHPLNGSLYDDDDEFIADENADNEKITDPMYSPEAHIFPKGRFKCAICEQSYFTTIGLKAHMEVHLVKSTTTKKQRVRSKKCNRPKKPNSEYECPRVNVNCDNSNPLLVPSSENILCEEKEPETPQQTAQNCTKTRRIKEPKPKRMFPCHVCGKHMISASKLRYHMVMHTGEKDYLCTMCPKAYSTIYALNHHIRTHTGERPYECKFCGDRFLRPTTLKSHQRRHTGERPYGCNICGKRFIQHSSMTTHMKLNHMDKTIQCPHCDKKYARQTDLNTHLLSHTGDKPYPCQLCQSRFVRQANLNKHMNQQHADKAGVSNIASLNTINSMGKRGVVKIENSRDEVVLNLLTDNESDLKAVASNTGMDNSYTHIYDKLPVKSDIVDNCCNFMSARNVSQMPSGEPAHMLAVETFEQLNSDNLVPWN